A part of Caldicellulosiruptor owensensis OL genomic DNA contains:
- a CDS encoding TatD family hydrolase, which translates to MIIDVHAHYDDEAFDADLEDVMARLREENIIAISSSSSVESSKENIEIAKKYDNIYITVGIHPHEAKDAPKDFEQELFELARFEKNVAIGEIGLDYHYDFSPRDVQRDVFVRQIEVAKALNLPIVVHSREAHKDTLDILLEIAVGKIPILIHCYSGSVEMSRILRKHGIYISVGGVITFQNAKKLIEVVKEYPLELLMLETDSPYLTPHPYRGKRNDSTYLKYVIQKIAQIKDVSEDEVIEKTTQNAKNFFGIK; encoded by the coding sequence ATGATAATAGATGTTCATGCTCACTATGATGATGAAGCTTTTGATGCAGATTTAGAGGATGTGATGGCAAGGCTGAGAGAAGAGAATATAATTGCCATCTCATCCTCTTCTTCTGTTGAGTCTTCAAAAGAAAACATTGAAATTGCAAAAAAATATGATAACATTTATATAACTGTGGGAATTCATCCTCACGAGGCAAAGGATGCCCCAAAGGATTTTGAACAGGAGCTTTTTGAGCTTGCGAGGTTTGAAAAGAACGTTGCAATTGGCGAGATTGGGCTTGACTACCACTATGATTTTTCTCCAAGGGATGTTCAAAGAGATGTTTTTGTAAGACAGATTGAGGTTGCAAAAGCCTTAAATCTTCCAATTGTTGTTCATTCAAGAGAGGCACATAAGGACACTTTAGATATTCTTCTTGAAATAGCAGTTGGAAAGATTCCAATTTTGATACACTGCTATTCAGGAAGCGTTGAGATGAGTAGGATTTTGAGAAAACATGGTATTTATATTTCAGTTGGTGGTGTTATCACTTTTCAGAATGCTAAAAAACTGATTGAGGTTGTGAAAGAATACCCTCTTGAACTTTTGATGCTGGAAACAGATAGTCCTTACCTGACACCACACCCCTACAGAGGCAAAAGAAATGATTCAACTTATTTGAAGTATGTAATACAAAAAATTGCTCAAATAAAAGATGTTTCTGAAGATGAGGTTATTGAGAAGACTACACAGAATGCAAAGAACTTTTTTGGTATAAAATAA
- a CDS encoding ArsR/SmtB family transcription factor, with amino-acid sequence MEKQDGFEKIDLCSCNVIHNDIVKKVKESLPTEETIFDLSEFFKVFSDSTRIKILSSLLVSEMCVCDLAAVLGTSQSAISHQLRLLKVFRLVKSRKAGKVVYYSLSDDHVKSIIELGLAHLSENQ; translated from the coding sequence TTGGAAAAACAGGATGGTTTTGAAAAAATCGATTTGTGTAGCTGTAATGTAATTCACAATGACATTGTTAAGAAGGTTAAAGAAAGCCTTCCAACTGAAGAGACAATATTCGACCTTTCTGAATTTTTCAAGGTTTTTTCAGACTCAACGCGTATAAAAATCTTAAGTAGCCTACTGGTTTCTGAGATGTGTGTATGTGACTTGGCAGCAGTCTTGGGCACATCTCAGTCGGCAATATCTCACCAGCTAAGACTACTAAAAGTTTTCAGGTTAGTGAAGAGCAGAAAGGCTGGCAAAGTTGTGTATTATTCTCTTTCGGATGACCATGTAAAAAGTATAATTGAGCTTGGTCTTGCGCATCTTAGCGAAAACCAGTAG
- a CDS encoding TatD family nuclease-associated radical SAM protein, whose protein sequence is MGMITYTIDNRLYINVTNKCTNSCIFCIRNSEKGLGEGYDLWLEKDPTAEEILFEIKDPQKYDEIVFCGYGEPLIKLDVVIEVAKKLKEISSVPLRVNTNGHASYIHKKNVPQLLSGFIDRISISLNAPDKEKYNEICRPFDKDIYDHVIEFIKESRKYIKEVWVSCVDIISKEEIEECKKIAHKLGVNFKLRAYEE, encoded by the coding sequence ATGGGAATGATAACATATACAATTGACAACAGGTTATATATAAATGTCACCAATAAATGCACAAATTCATGCATATTCTGTATAAGAAACTCCGAGAAAGGACTTGGCGAAGGCTATGACCTCTGGCTTGAAAAAGACCCAACAGCAGAGGAGATACTTTTTGAGATAAAAGACCCGCAAAAGTATGATGAGATAGTATTTTGCGGCTATGGTGAACCCCTAATAAAACTTGATGTTGTAATTGAAGTTGCAAAAAAGCTAAAAGAGATATCTTCAGTGCCGCTCAGGGTCAATACAAACGGTCATGCATCTTATATTCACAAAAAAAACGTACCACAGCTTTTATCAGGGTTTATTGACAGGATATCAATAAGTCTCAATGCTCCAGATAAAGAGAAGTACAATGAAATCTGCAGACCTTTTGATAAGGACATATATGACCATGTAATTGAGTTTATAAAGGAAAGTAGAAAGTATATAAAAGAGGTTTGGGTTTCGTGTGTTGATATAATTTCAAAAGAAGAGATAGAAGAATGTAAAAAAATTGCACACAAGCTGGGTGTTAATTTTAAGCTGAGAGCTTATGAAGAGTGA
- a CDS encoding glycosyltransferase has protein sequence MNIILLTTGYPHPKRDVFVGNEIDILSKFFDKIYIVPVWPGKVLPKKLKNLKQYVQNQKVEVADISFGLKDILILNPKLVALMVKEIFRTMFSKKPFSHKILNLWMVFRWTFLTNITLANLREIIKEYNIPVQDTILYSYWFHFLALSIALCNQPFALKVSRAHRGDLYEEAYPQPCKRFILENIDKVFACSKMGAEYINKRYCTDKAEVSYLGTFNRQNVKSDKKKGEIFKIVSCARVVPVKRIDRIVDSLEKIEKIDNVKISWTHIGDGELLEKIKLYAQEKLGKKSNIEFKFLGFMKNEDILNLYATENFNLFINVSRSEGLPVSIMEAMSYAIPVVATDVGGTKEIVKNGINGFLLDKNFLDNDLANLIEKFATMSEEEYKNFCLAARRTWEENFNAQKCYEDFAERLLALSASKK, from the coding sequence TTGAATATAATTCTTCTTACCACGGGTTATCCACATCCAAAAAGAGATGTATTTGTAGGAAATGAAATAGATATTCTTTCAAAGTTTTTTGATAAAATTTATATTGTGCCCGTTTGGCCGGGAAAGGTATTACCTAAAAAGCTAAAAAACTTGAAACAGTATGTTCAAAATCAAAAGGTTGAAGTGGCTGATATAAGTTTTGGGTTAAAAGATATTCTAATTTTAAATCCAAAACTTGTCGCTCTTATGGTAAAAGAAATATTCAGGACTATGTTTTCGAAGAAGCCTTTTTCACACAAGATATTAAATTTATGGATGGTATTTAGATGGACATTTCTTACAAATATAACACTTGCAAACTTAAGAGAAATTATAAAAGAATATAATATCCCTGTTCAGGATACAATACTCTATTCGTACTGGTTCCATTTTTTAGCGCTGTCAATTGCGCTTTGTAACCAGCCTTTTGCCCTTAAAGTTTCGAGAGCACACAGAGGTGATCTTTACGAAGAAGCTTATCCTCAACCGTGTAAAAGGTTTATTCTTGAAAACATTGATAAGGTTTTTGCCTGTTCAAAGATGGGAGCTGAATATATAAACAAAAGGTACTGCACAGACAAAGCAGAAGTGTCATACCTTGGTACTTTCAACAGGCAAAATGTGAAGAGTGATAAGAAAAAAGGTGAGATTTTTAAAATTGTCAGCTGTGCAAGAGTTGTACCTGTTAAGAGGATTGACAGAATTGTTGACAGCCTTGAGAAGATTGAGAAGATTGACAATGTTAAAATTTCATGGACTCACATTGGAGATGGGGAACTTTTGGAAAAAATAAAATTGTATGCTCAAGAAAAACTGGGCAAAAAAAGCAATATTGAATTTAAATTTTTAGGTTTTATGAAGAATGAAGACATTTTAAATCTATATGCTACAGAAAACTTCAATCTTTTTATAAATGTCAGCCGGTCAGAAGGGCTTCCGGTCTCTATCATGGAAGCAATGTCATATGCAATACCTGTTGTGGCAACAGATGTTGGAGGGACCAAAGAGATTGTAAAAAATGGAATAAATGGATTTTTACTTGATAAAAATTTTTTGGACAATGACCTTGCAAACCTTATAGAAAAATTTGCTACTATGAGCGAAGAAGAATATAAAAACTTTTGTTTAGCTGCAAGAAGAACATGGGAAGAGAATTTTAATGCTCAAAAATGCTATGAAGATTTTGCTGAAAGGCTTTTAGCTTTGTCAGCATCGAAAAAATGA
- a CDS encoding PIG-L deacetylase family protein, producing the protein MPQFKVKSAEGYVYKKPQRERRIRFKRKYILYAFIIWIIANVFMFLVKEYVSNYFFSAQLPQLQVENYKRILIFAPHCDDETLSSAGVIQKALLYGSKVKVVVMTNGDGFTRAAGQNFRKIRLKPDDYIRFGYLRQKETIHALEDLGLRREDIIFLGYPDRGLRYLWEKYFDSKESYFNSLTRTFKSPYSNSYQKGVEYKGINVVKNIQSIIKSFEPDLIIYPYSRDQHPDHWATSAFVKFSILTLNYKCEEWQYLVHRGDWPTPFGKHPQMYLVPPFKLAFTDTNWYQISLDDYMIERKSNSISDYHSQMKVMRGFLEAFVRQNELFAKLNNEYAKKYEGDNLFSEKYLVSKEPTHDIWSLIFEKGADIEAIFAAHDNKNIYIGIKMVGSAKKLISYYLHIRAFEDCKYLGRIYVQVSGSKMNAIKTMTSPAFSVQNAKMRRKKNQIEIVFPKKDLQNPNMLYLSVRTEFLGRQLDRSAWKVIEFK; encoded by the coding sequence ATGCCACAGTTTAAAGTTAAAAGTGCTGAAGGTTATGTGTACAAAAAACCTCAGAGGGAAAGAAGAATAAGGTTTAAGCGCAAATATATTTTATACGCGTTTATTATCTGGATTATTGCAAATGTTTTTATGTTTTTAGTAAAAGAATATGTTTCGAACTATTTTTTCTCAGCTCAGCTTCCACAGCTTCAGGTTGAAAATTACAAGAGAATACTCATATTTGCACCACACTGTGACGATGAAACTTTGTCTTCTGCAGGAGTAATACAAAAAGCACTTTTGTACGGTAGCAAGGTTAAAGTTGTTGTTATGACAAACGGTGATGGGTTTACCCGTGCTGCGGGTCAGAACTTCAGGAAGATCAGGTTAAAGCCTGATGATTACATAAGATTCGGTTATCTTCGTCAAAAAGAGACGATTCACGCACTTGAAGACCTGGGCTTGAGAAGAGAGGACATAATATTCCTGGGATATCCTGATAGGGGTTTAAGGTATTTATGGGAAAAATATTTTGATTCAAAGGAGAGCTATTTTAATTCTTTAACACGCACATTCAAAAGTCCATATTCAAACTCCTATCAGAAAGGAGTAGAATACAAAGGAATAAACGTTGTAAAGAATATTCAGAGCATAATAAAATCATTTGAACCTGATTTAATCATATATCCATACTCACGCGACCAGCATCCTGACCACTGGGCAACATCTGCTTTTGTTAAATTTTCAATCCTTACGCTAAATTATAAATGTGAAGAGTGGCAGTATCTTGTACACAGAGGGGACTGGCCAACTCCTTTTGGTAAACACCCTCAGATGTATCTTGTTCCTCCTTTTAAGCTTGCATTTACAGATACAAATTGGTATCAGATATCCCTGGATGACTATATGATAGAAAGAAAATCAAATTCAATATCAGACTACCACTCTCAGATGAAGGTTATGAGAGGATTTTTGGAGGCATTTGTTCGTCAGAATGAATTATTTGCAAAATTGAATAACGAATATGCAAAAAAATATGAGGGGGACAACCTGTTTTCAGAAAAATATTTAGTTAGTAAAGAGCCGACACACGACATATGGTCGCTCATTTTTGAAAAAGGTGCTGATATTGAAGCGATATTTGCAGCGCACGATAACAAGAACATATACATAGGAATCAAAATGGTCGGCTCTGCAAAAAAACTTATTTCGTACTATCTTCACATAAGAGCATTTGAAGATTGCAAATATCTTGGAAGAATCTATGTTCAGGTTTCTGGCAGTAAAATGAATGCAATAAAGACCATGACAAGCCCTGCTTTTTCAGTTCAAAATGCCAAGATGCGCAGAAAAAAGAATCAAATTGAGATAGTATTTCCTAAAAAAGATTTACAAAATCCGAACATGCTTTATTTGAGCGTACGCACAGAATTTCTTGGTCGTCAACTTGATAGAAGTGCATGGAAGGTAATTGAGTTTAAATAG
- a CDS encoding bifunctional nuclease family protein, translating to MIEMYVKNVVFFEEGGGFAVLLCDKNNKMVLPIFIGPLEAQSIALALEKQKLPRPLTHDLIVEIMQKFSISIQKAIITDIKDGTYYAELYLRDYNNVISVIDSRPSDAIALALRVNCPIYMAPKLIEFTYKYEELIPQ from the coding sequence ATGATAGAGATGTACGTTAAAAACGTGGTATTCTTTGAAGAAGGGGGAGGATTTGCGGTTCTGCTGTGCGATAAAAACAACAAAATGGTACTTCCTATTTTTATAGGCCCGCTTGAAGCCCAGTCAATTGCACTTGCGCTTGAAAAACAAAAGCTTCCACGTCCTTTGACACACGACCTGATAGTTGAGATTATGCAAAAGTTTTCAATCTCCATCCAGAAAGCTATAATTACAGATATAAAGGACGGAACATACTATGCAGAACTTTACTTAAGAGACTATAACAATGTAATTTCTGTGATAGATTCAAGACCAAGTGATGCTATTGCGCTTGCTCTGAGAGTAAACTGTCCAATATATATGGCTCCAAAACTTATAGAGTTTACCTATAAGTACGAAGAGCTGATTCCTCAGTAA
- a CDS encoding heavy metal translocating P-type ATPase: MAKVNVELILENLSCVSCAQKIEEKVAKLPFVESVSLNFVTKKLSAKVDQKFYSAFVETVEKIVNEIEPEVNILVAPKEKPMISTGEILSVLISAVFFGVGLFTRKKDFALIFFLVSYLLSGKNIILNFFKNIRKLQLFDENFLMTVATLSAIFLKEYPEAVSVMLLYKIGQIFEDVAVNKSRKTIQALKHLEIDYANLKIGNEIRKVNPKDIVPGDIVVVKPGERVPVDGTVVYGKSFLDTSAITGESKLFVAQPNDKVFAGSAVVDGVLEVKAQSFYKDSSLHRIIEIVENASTNKSKTERFITRFARVYTPAVVAIAVMFAILPPLLFEQPFKLWIYRAAIFLIISCPCSLVISVPLSYFASISKLSSKGILVKGSQFIDIFASKTGSFLFDKTGTITNGVLSVEKIVPVQIPEQEFLKILISIESFSNHPIAKSILKGIGENSISFSSVQDVIEHPGKGIQGIADGKKVLIGTKEFLQENGVEINNSLELSPELSYIFVSCDMKFCGYVALKDSLKDDVKKVLNDLRNFGAKIYLLTGDKKEVAEKIAKDLPIDGIFSELLPEEKVTVAEKIKLENKGTGYVIFVGDGTNDSPALSVCDAGISFAGSASYLATAAADIVLLDEKLSKIVDLIKDSRFTRKIVIQNILLSLGIKFSVMLLGVFGVANLWEAVVADTGAMLLAVLNSSRVLKK, translated from the coding sequence TTGGCAAAAGTAAATGTAGAATTAATCTTAGAAAATCTTTCATGTGTCAGCTGCGCTCAAAAAATTGAAGAAAAGGTGGCAAAGCTTCCTTTTGTAGAAAGTGTCTCTTTGAATTTTGTAACAAAGAAACTCTCAGCAAAGGTTGACCAAAAGTTCTACAGTGCATTTGTTGAAACAGTAGAAAAGATTGTAAACGAAATTGAACCTGAAGTGAATATACTTGTGGCACCAAAAGAAAAACCAATGATTAGCACTGGTGAAATCTTATCTGTATTAATCTCTGCTGTATTTTTTGGAGTAGGACTTTTTACAAGAAAAAAAGACTTTGCTCTAATCTTTTTCCTTGTTTCTTATTTGCTTTCCGGAAAAAATATTATTTTAAACTTTTTTAAAAACATCAGAAAACTTCAATTATTTGATGAAAATTTTTTGATGACAGTAGCAACATTATCAGCTATTTTCTTAAAAGAATATCCTGAAGCAGTTTCTGTTATGCTCCTTTACAAAATTGGCCAAATTTTTGAGGATGTTGCTGTAAACAAATCAAGAAAAACCATACAAGCTTTAAAACACCTTGAAATAGACTATGCAAACTTGAAAATTGGCAATGAAATAAGGAAAGTAAATCCAAAAGACATTGTTCCCGGTGATATAGTAGTGGTAAAACCGGGAGAAAGAGTACCGGTTGATGGAACTGTAGTATATGGAAAATCGTTTTTGGATACATCTGCTATCACAGGCGAGTCAAAGCTTTTTGTTGCCCAGCCAAACGATAAGGTTTTTGCTGGCAGTGCAGTAGTTGATGGGGTTCTGGAAGTAAAGGCTCAAAGCTTTTACAAGGATTCTTCTTTGCACAGAATAATAGAGATTGTGGAAAATGCTTCTACCAATAAATCCAAAACCGAAAGATTTATAACAAGGTTTGCAAGGGTATACACCCCAGCGGTAGTTGCCATAGCAGTAATGTTTGCCATTTTGCCACCACTTTTATTTGAACAGCCTTTTAAACTGTGGATTTACAGGGCAGCTATTTTCTTAATTATCTCATGTCCCTGCAGCCTTGTTATATCTGTGCCACTTTCGTATTTTGCTTCAATTTCAAAGCTTTCTTCAAAGGGAATACTGGTAAAAGGTTCTCAATTTATAGATATATTTGCATCAAAAACAGGAAGTTTTCTTTTTGATAAAACAGGAACAATCACAAATGGGGTTCTTTCTGTTGAAAAGATTGTACCTGTGCAAATTCCTGAACAAGAGTTTTTGAAAATTCTCATAAGCATTGAAAGCTTTTCAAACCACCCAATAGCTAAGTCTATATTAAAAGGGATTGGAGAAAATAGTATTTCTTTTTCTTCAGTCCAAGATGTTATAGAACATCCTGGAAAAGGGATACAAGGAATTGCAGATGGCAAAAAGGTTTTGATAGGAACAAAAGAGTTTTTGCAGGAAAATGGAGTTGAAATAAATAACAGCCTTGAACTGTCACCTGAACTTTCGTACATCTTTGTGTCATGTGATATGAAATTTTGCGGGTATGTTGCCTTGAAAGATTCTTTAAAAGACGATGTAAAAAAAGTTTTAAATGACCTCAGAAACTTTGGGGCAAAGATATATCTCTTAACGGGTGACAAAAAAGAAGTGGCAGAAAAAATTGCAAAAGACCTTCCGATAGATGGCATTTTCTCAGAGCTTCTACCAGAAGAAAAGGTAACAGTGGCTGAAAAAATAAAACTTGAAAATAAAGGCACAGGATATGTCATATTCGTGGGAGACGGAACAAATGATTCACCAGCTCTCTCTGTGTGTGATGCTGGAATTTCATTTGCCGGCAGTGCAAGTTATCTTGCAACAGCTGCAGCAGATATTGTTCTTCTCGATGAAAAGCTATCTAAGATTGTAGATTTAATAAAGGATTCAAGATTCACAAGAAAGATTGTAATTCAAAATATTCTTCTTTCTCTCGGGATAAAATTTTCAGTGATGCTTTTGGGAGTCTTTGGAGTTGCAAATCTGTGGGAAGCAGTTGTTGCAGACACTGGTGCAATGCTTTTAGCAGTTTTAAACTCTTCGAGAGTGCTCAAAAAGTAA
- a CDS encoding SOS response-associated peptidase has product MCGRYFLNLDENIEEIKKILDEISQKYEKSPILQKVKSGEIFPTEFVPSIVSKDFQREAEILRWGLPLQNKKEVIINARAETILEKPLFSSMISNRCLIPAQGFFEWKKNGSKKQKFFIKPKDCNVFYMAGLYKRVELEGGILVDSFVILTTEPAEEIKHIHSRMPVILKKEYEDLWLFENVSQRALRDLFLRILKPWEGEMEIIEVKNN; this is encoded by the coding sequence GTGTGCGGGAGATATTTTTTGAATCTTGATGAGAATATTGAAGAGATTAAAAAAATCTTAGATGAGATTTCTCAAAAATATGAAAAAAGCCCCATTTTGCAGAAAGTAAAGTCGGGTGAGATATTTCCTACAGAGTTTGTTCCGTCAATTGTGTCAAAGGACTTTCAAAGAGAAGCTGAGATTTTAAGATGGGGATTGCCTCTTCAAAACAAAAAAGAGGTTATAATAAATGCAAGGGCTGAGACCATACTGGAGAAGCCTTTGTTTTCCAGCATGATTTCAAACAGGTGTCTGATTCCTGCTCAGGGTTTTTTTGAGTGGAAGAAAAATGGTAGTAAAAAGCAAAAATTTTTTATAAAACCAAAAGATTGCAATGTCTTTTACATGGCAGGGCTTTACAAAAGGGTGGAGCTTGAAGGTGGGATACTTGTAGATAGTTTTGTCATTCTAACAACAGAACCGGCAGAAGAGATAAAACATATTCACAGCCGCATGCCTGTGATACTGAAAAAGGAGTATGAAGACTTGTGGCTTTTTGAAAATGTAAGTCAGAGAGCGCTAAGGGATCTGTTTTTGCGCATATTGAAACCATGGGAAGGTGAAATGGAGATAATAGAAGTAAAAAACAATTAA
- the metG gene encoding methionine--tRNA ligase codes for MEKPKFYITTPIYYPSDKLHVGHTYCTVAADTIARYKRLRGYDVFFLTGTDEHGQKIERKAQEAGKTPQEYVDEIVASIKELWKLMNISYDDFIRTTEERHKKVVQKIFSKLYEQGDIYKSEYEGWYCTPCESFWLDRQLVDGKCPDCGRPVERAREESYFFRLSKYQDALMKYIEEHPEFIVPQSRANEMINNFIKPGLEDVCVSRTTIKWGIEVPFDPKHVIYVWIDALSNYITALGYMSEDDSRFKKYWPADVHLVGKEIVRFHTIIWPAMLMALGLPLPKTVFGHGWLLLEGGKMSKSKGNVVDPVILAQKYGVDSLRYFLLREIPFGADGYFSEEALKNRHNSDLANDLGNLLSRTVAMIEKYFDGVIYLPEEKEEIDNELSSLAKEVYENVCKLLDEFQFSNALIEIWKLISRANKYIDQTMPWVLGKDSSKYPRLKTVLYNLAEVLRIVAILIEPFMPQTTPKILQQLGISKDENLDITTWESASQFGLIPEGTKVKRGEHVFPRIIEKEENVVEDTNKQEVKRPEGAVPADDKNAEQKEYITIDDFAKLELRVAKILEAHRIEGADKLLRLIIDLGDEKRQIVAGIAKHYSPEELVGKKIVVVANLKPAKLRGVESQGMLLAASIDDELTLITPEKDIKEGAKVK; via the coding sequence ATGGAAAAACCAAAATTTTATATAACAACGCCAATATACTATCCTTCCGACAAGCTTCATGTTGGTCACACTTACTGTACAGTTGCAGCAGACACAATTGCAAGATACAAAAGACTACGAGGGTATGACGTGTTTTTCTTGACAGGGACAGATGAGCATGGACAAAAGATAGAAAGAAAAGCGCAGGAAGCCGGTAAAACTCCACAGGAATATGTTGATGAGATAGTAGCTTCGATAAAAGAGTTATGGAAGCTTATGAACATTTCATATGACGATTTTATAAGAACAACCGAAGAGAGACACAAGAAGGTTGTTCAAAAGATTTTTTCAAAACTGTATGAGCAAGGTGATATTTACAAGAGCGAGTATGAAGGCTGGTACTGCACACCGTGCGAGTCTTTCTGGCTTGACAGACAGCTTGTTGACGGTAAATGTCCTGATTGTGGAAGACCTGTTGAGCGTGCAAGGGAAGAAAGTTACTTTTTCAGGCTATCAAAGTACCAGGATGCTTTGATGAAGTATATAGAGGAACATCCAGAGTTCATAGTTCCCCAGTCGCGTGCAAATGAAATGATAAATAACTTTATAAAACCGGGACTTGAAGATGTCTGCGTGTCAAGAACAACAATTAAATGGGGAATTGAGGTGCCTTTTGATCCAAAACATGTCATATATGTGTGGATAGATGCTCTTTCAAACTATATAACAGCACTTGGTTATATGTCAGAAGATGATAGCAGGTTCAAAAAATACTGGCCGGCAGATGTTCACCTTGTTGGAAAAGAGATTGTCAGGTTCCACACAATTATTTGGCCGGCAATGCTGATGGCACTTGGTCTTCCTCTTCCAAAGACTGTATTTGGTCATGGCTGGCTTCTTTTGGAAGGTGGCAAGATGTCAAAGTCTAAAGGAAATGTTGTTGACCCGGTAATTCTGGCTCAAAAATATGGCGTGGATAGTCTCAGATATTTTTTGCTTCGAGAAATTCCATTTGGTGCAGATGGTTATTTCTCAGAAGAAGCTCTGAAGAACAGGCACAATAGTGACCTTGCAAACGATCTTGGAAATTTGCTGTCAAGGACAGTTGCAATGATAGAAAAGTATTTTGATGGTGTGATTTACCTTCCTGAGGAAAAAGAAGAAATTGACAACGAACTCAGTAGCCTTGCAAAAGAGGTATACGAAAATGTCTGCAAGCTACTTGATGAGTTCCAGTTTTCAAATGCTCTAATTGAAATATGGAAGCTTATCTCAAGAGCGAACAAATATATTGACCAGACAATGCCATGGGTGCTTGGCAAGGATAGTTCGAAATATCCAAGATTAAAAACAGTGCTTTATAACCTTGCAGAGGTTTTGAGGATTGTTGCTATTTTAATAGAACCTTTTATGCCTCAGACAACACCAAAGATCTTGCAACAGCTGGGTATTTCAAAGGATGAAAATTTGGATATAACTACATGGGAGAGTGCTTCACAGTTTGGCTTGATTCCAGAGGGAACAAAGGTAAAAAGAGGAGAGCATGTTTTCCCAAGAATAATCGAAAAGGAGGAAAATGTTGTGGAAGATACAAACAAGCAAGAAGTTAAAAGACCTGAGGGAGCTGTGCCTGCAGATGACAAAAATGCAGAGCAGAAAGAATATATCACAATAGATGATTTTGCAAAATTAGAACTGAGAGTTGCTAAGATATTAGAAGCACATAGAATAGAAGGTGCAGATAAACTTTTGAGACTCATTATTGATTTAGGAGATGAGAAGAGGCAAATTGTTGCGGGCATTGCAAAACACTACTCACCCGAGGAGCTTGTTGGCAAAAAGATTGTGGTTGTTGCAAACTTAAAGCCTGCAAAGCTAAGAGGTGTTGAGTCGCAGGGAATGCTTTTGGCAGCGTCAATTGACGATGAACTTACTTTAATCACCCCTGAAAAGGACATAAAAGAAGGAGCAAAGGTAAAATGA
- a CDS encoding HAD-IIA family hydrolase, which produces MKNSSILKNIDLFLLDLDGTVYLGERVFEGAREFIKLLKESRKDFLFLTNNSSKSSEDYYSKLLNMGFEITKENIFTSGQAMGIYIKTIHKKEKPPTVYVVGTSSLKRELNSMGISIVESLDCDIDYLVVGFDTELTYKKLLDACELIRRGVPFLATNPDLVCPLDGGRYIPDCGSICIMLENATKKRPVFVGKPSSIMVDIISSFKEVDRNKIAMIGDRLYTDIKMAKDSGMVAVLVLSGETRMEDVEASSFTPDLIYGSIKDIYEELKLVFGG; this is translated from the coding sequence ATGAAGAATAGCAGTATTCTAAAAAACATAGACCTTTTCCTTCTTGATTTGGACGGCACAGTATATCTTGGTGAAAGGGTATTTGAGGGGGCAAGGGAGTTTATAAAACTATTGAAAGAAAGTCGAAAAGATTTTCTTTTTTTGACAAACAATTCATCAAAAAGTTCAGAAGACTACTATTCAAAGCTTTTGAATATGGGTTTTGAGATTACAAAAGAAAACATATTTACTTCAGGTCAGGCGATGGGAATTTATATCAAAACAATTCATAAGAAAGAAAAACCGCCGACAGTGTATGTTGTAGGGACTTCTTCTTTGAAGAGAGAATTAAACTCAATGGGTATATCAATTGTTGAAAGTCTTGATTGTGACATAGATTATCTTGTTGTGGGCTTTGACACAGAACTTACATACAAGAAACTTCTGGATGCATGCGAGCTTATAAGAAGAGGGGTTCCTTTTTTGGCAACAAACCCGGACCTTGTTTGTCCTTTAGACGGCGGAAGATATATTCCAGATTGCGGTTCAATCTGCATCATGCTTGAGAATGCCACAAAGAAAAGACCTGTATTTGTTGGAAAACCTTCTTCCATAATGGTTGATATAATCTCAAGTTTCAAAGAGGTTGACAGAAACAAGATTGCGATGATAGGAGACAGACTTTATACAGACATAAAAATGGCAAAGGATAGTGGTATGGTTGCTGTTCTGGTGCTGTCTGGTGAAACAAGGATGGAAGATGTTGAGGCTTCATCTTTTACGCCAGATTTGATATATGGTTCAATAAAGGATATATATGAAGAGCTAAAGCTGGTCTTTGGAGGCTGA